The Benincasa hispida cultivar B227 chromosome 11, ASM972705v1, whole genome shotgun sequence genome has a segment encoding these proteins:
- the LOC120091461 gene encoding immune-associated nucleotide-binding protein 1-like, with amino-acid sequence MADLYPLTMVLMGRTGNGKSATGNSIIGKKLFESKRSSAGITSTSEMKTCERSDGQVINVIDTPGLFDLSHGTEHVTREIVKCLELVREGIHAVLLVFSAKNRFTQEEEATLKTLQNLFGSTIVNYAIVVFTGGDEFDDDDDDDEGGTFDDYLLDCPVALKDILATCKGRYVLFDNKTSSGSKKSEQVNKLLDLVKEVMDQNGGQAFTHSLFLANKFEDKAEEIKRTLEKQIEEEREARRKAEEKYQEMQKQYGNDIQRLTDLQVQLLELQQHQQEVLARRPPRAPPKIEYICTIV; translated from the exons atggcAGACCTTTATCCCCTAACTATGGTGTTAATGGGTCGTACTGGAAATGGAAAAAGTGCAACTGGAAATAGTATTATTGGAAAGAAGTTATTCGAGTCAAAGAGAAGTTCTGCGGGCATTACAAGTACTTCCGAGATGAAAACATGCGAACGGTCAGATGGACAAGTAATAAATGTCATAGACACTCCCG GTCTATTCGACTTATCCCACGGAACAGAACACGTCACGAGGGAAATAGTGAAATGTTTGGAATTAGTAAGGGAAGGCATTCATGCTGTTCTGTTGGTTTTCTCAGCGAAAAACCGATTCactcaagaagaagaagctacCCTCAAAACCTTGCAAAATTTATTCGGATCTACGATTGTAAATTATGCTATTGTAGTCTTCACTGGAGGCGACGAATTCGATGACGATGATGACGACGATGAAGGCGGCACCTTCGACGATTACTTGCTTGACTGTCCTGTGGCCTTAAAGGATATCCTAGCCACTTGCAAGGGACGGTATGTACTTTTTGACAACAAAACCAGCAGTGGAAGCAAGAAAAGTGAACAAGTGAATAAGCTTTTAGATTTAGTGAAAGAAGTGATGGACCAAAATGGAGGACAAGCATTTACACATAGCTTGTTTCTTGCTAACAAGTTTGAGGACAAGGCGGAAGAAATAAAACGCACACTTGAGAAgcaaatagaagaagaaagagaagcaaGGCGTAAAGCGGAAGAGAAATATCAAGAGATGCAAAAACAATATGGGAATGATATTCAAAGACTCACTGATTTGCAGGTACAGTTGCTAGAGCTACAACAACATCAACAAGAAGTGCTAGCAAGAAGGCCACCTCGAGCTCCACCTAAAATCGAATATATTTGTACTATTGTCTAA